A DNA window from Flavisolibacter ginsenosidimutans contains the following coding sequences:
- a CDS encoding mandelate racemase/muconate lactonizing enzyme family protein, protein MRITDVSAILLTGPCTLDPYLSEARKLRSAAFIRIQTDNGLVGIGETYGGYFFPESVPAIVDFFKPILIGAEADNIAELWQRMYHCGNFWCRVGLGAIVLTGIEAALWDIKGKTLGQPVYKLLQQEYAKAFPQTSLKEHAKLPCYATGGPSNYPIDKLAGKIEYYRSLGFNGVKVGAGAYYKESGSEIASEPQAAADFEADKLRFIRERFGNDLWLMLDAHMGNHAKTTWGLETATAVANAVKPYDLFFLEEPLHYTRPDLYAELCHNTTTPIAGGECLTAPCEWQTFIEGNCFHVGQPDAAFVSGLGPFMEIASGLAAKNQSIAPHAWGAGAAQMQNIHCGFACANTVMLEVAPAYGPLHSELIGDSLQLKNGYILPPEKPGLGIELTDETIRKFPFVPGSGEFNSVPGKILST, encoded by the coding sequence ATGAGGATAACCGATGTTTCCGCTATTTTGTTAACCGGTCCTTGCACACTCGACCCTTATCTTTCCGAAGCCCGCAAACTGCGCAGCGCTGCGTTCATTCGCATTCAAACCGACAATGGTTTGGTAGGCATTGGTGAAACATATGGCGGCTACTTTTTCCCTGAATCAGTTCCAGCCATCGTTGATTTTTTCAAACCCATTTTGATTGGTGCAGAAGCGGATAACATCGCTGAACTGTGGCAACGAATGTATCACTGCGGCAACTTTTGGTGCCGCGTCGGTTTGGGAGCAATCGTGCTCACCGGCATTGAAGCTGCATTGTGGGATATAAAAGGCAAAACGCTTGGCCAGCCCGTATATAAATTATTGCAACAGGAATATGCAAAGGCCTTTCCGCAAACTTCATTGAAAGAACACGCAAAACTTCCTTGTTATGCCACAGGTGGACCAAGCAATTACCCGATTGATAAACTAGCCGGCAAGATTGAATACTATCGTTCGCTTGGCTTCAACGGTGTAAAAGTTGGTGCCGGTGCTTATTACAAGGAAAGCGGTTCGGAGATTGCAAGCGAACCACAAGCCGCAGCCGATTTTGAAGCGGACAAACTGCGTTTTATTCGCGAACGTTTTGGCAATGATTTGTGGCTGATGCTGGATGCACACATGGGCAATCATGCCAAAACTACGTGGGGACTTGAAACTGCAACGGCCGTAGCAAATGCAGTAAAGCCTTACGATCTTTTCTTTTTAGAAGAACCGCTTCATTATACACGTCCCGATTTGTATGCGGAACTCTGTCACAACACCACTACGCCAATCGCTGGTGGCGAATGCCTGACGGCACCTTGCGAATGGCAAACGTTTATTGAAGGTAACTGCTTTCACGTTGGTCAACCCGATGCGGCCTTTGTATCCGGCCTTGGGCCGTTTATGGAAATCGCTTCAGGGCTGGCTGCAAAGAACCAGTCCATTGCGCCGCATGCCTGGGGTGCGGGTGCTGCGCAAATGCAAAACATTCATTGCGGCTTTGCCTGCGCTAACACCGTGATGCTGGAAGTGGCACCGGCTTATGGTCCTTTGCACAGCGAATTGATTGGTGACAGTCTGCAACTAAAAAATGGTTACATCTTGCCACCCGAAAAACCCGGACTGGGAATCGAATTGACGGATGAAACCATCCGCAAATTTCCCTTTGTTCCCGGCAGCGGTGAGTTCAACAGCGTGCCCGGAAAAATTTTATCCACCTAG
- a CDS encoding MFS transporter, producing MFSPKKDQPLPANNKVISPRKKTNVRYKMLALVFVNVVINYMDRSNISVAGTALSKDFHLTSVQLGLVFSAFGWTYALLQIPGGWLADRFGPRPVYSCSLFGWSAATFFQGFVNGFSGLLFLRLLIGAFEAPAYPTNNRIATAWFPDNERASAIALYTSGQFVGLAFLTPLLVTAQHFFGWRGLFIATGLVGILWSFCWHLFYRDPAKHPAVNEAELTYIEEGGGLPQRRQKQSTEAPKKLTWATARQAFTSKKLWGIYIGQFTINSTLWFFLTWFPTYLVKYRGLQFLTSGFLASLPFIAAFCGLLLSGFASDYLLKKNVSAGIARKTPIVLGLLLSTTIVAADYVSGSFWIIFFLSLAFFGNGLASITWVLVSALAPKHLIGFTGGVFNFIGGLASVIVPIIIGYLASSGNFKPALFFIGVLAFVGACCYIFMVGEIKRIDGEDVATDFVLQNQPALNNEA from the coding sequence ATGTTTTCGCCCAAAAAGGATCAACCGCTGCCTGCAAACAACAAGGTTATAAGCCCGCGTAAGAAAACCAACGTCCGTTACAAAATGCTGGCCCTTGTGTTTGTGAACGTGGTGATCAATTATATGGACCGCAGCAACATCTCCGTGGCCGGTACTGCCTTGAGCAAAGATTTTCATCTGACATCGGTTCAACTGGGGCTTGTTTTTTCAGCCTTTGGCTGGACGTATGCATTGCTGCAAATTCCCGGTGGCTGGTTGGCCGACCGCTTTGGACCGAGACCTGTTTATTCGTGCAGTTTGTTTGGCTGGTCCGCCGCTACGTTTTTTCAGGGTTTTGTAAACGGCTTTAGCGGCCTGCTTTTTCTTCGTCTTCTCATTGGTGCGTTTGAGGCGCCGGCTTATCCCACCAACAACCGCATTGCAACGGCCTGGTTTCCGGACAATGAACGGGCTTCGGCTATTGCCCTTTACACGTCGGGGCAGTTTGTTGGCTTGGCGTTTTTAACGCCTTTGCTTGTCACCGCACAGCATTTTTTCGGTTGGCGCGGATTGTTTATCGCCACGGGCCTTGTTGGTATTTTATGGTCTTTTTGTTGGCACCTTTTTTATCGCGACCCGGCTAAACACCCCGCCGTTAACGAAGCCGAATTAACCTACATTGAAGAAGGCGGCGGCTTGCCGCAACGGAGGCAAAAACAATCTACCGAAGCTCCCAAAAAATTAACCTGGGCTACCGCAAGGCAGGCCTTTACGTCCAAAAAATTATGGGGCATTTACATCGGGCAGTTTACCATCAATTCTACCTTGTGGTTCTTTCTCACCTGGTTTCCGACTTACCTCGTTAAATACCGGGGACTCCAATTTCTTACGTCAGGCTTTCTTGCTTCGCTTCCGTTTATCGCGGCCTTTTGCGGCTTATTGTTGTCCGGTTTTGCATCCGATTACCTGCTGAAGAAAAATGTCTCGGCCGGCATTGCCCGCAAAACACCCATCGTTCTCGGCCTGTTGTTGTCCACCACGATCGTAGCCGCTGATTATGTTTCCGGTTCGTTTTGGATCATCTTTTTCCTTTCGCTGGCCTTCTTCGGCAACGGCCTTGCTTCCATTACCTGGGTGCTGGTATCGGCACTGGCGCCCAAACACCTGATAGGATTTACGGGAGGCGTATTTAATTTCATCGGCGGCCTGGCTTCCGTCATCGTTCCCATCATTATTGGCTATCTGGCCAGCAGCGGCAACTTTAAACCGGCTTTGTTCTTTATTGGAGTCTTGGCCTTCGTCGGCGCCTGCTGTTATATTTTTATGGTGGGTGAAATAAAGCGAATTGACGGCGAAGACGTCGCAACGGATTTTGTTTTGCAAAACCAACCAGCCCTTAACAATGAAGCCTGA
- a CDS encoding carbohydrate binding domain-containing protein — protein sequence MRNSIHSLLSFIWLLFFLKATSQPVFTEVQQSENLLRNGDFMARDPLQRPLNWLTGAGLQTAILSSQQHHGKQPDDLSLKLQDSSQTLDLVLRSDKHVAAPNVNYRVEAWAKYSNGSQQRLLLEFWDQNNKCIAVSEATINADTSWQRYHVEKKAPDQTTHVTVSLTSAKEATGLVYWDDVSLCYDFVYSKLLPLNRRELFLDDYRIQSMNEVQRLVHPAQKSKPLIRPTEPWEGSSVYIYGTVLKDEPQGSGYRMWYTAYLDGQYYLCYATSVNGLVWKKPALNVFNFRGSTRNNICQTGGGTVVYDPDAADSNRRYKLMSVSYQDSGRKFGYGVWFSADGFRWKEYKGNPVLPYADVSNVSYDRDQKLFIATTKQRMVVSNTSVTPNKMDRAAFVSVSKDFIHWTAPDATGSSWLLAVEGDMIDDWAVRAKGGMEGQIYGMTVYPYDSIYIGMPWTFDVMNYKSGIFAGYGDGPIQPQLATSRDLQHWSRLDRDPVIPLGKAGAWDDGTLYTSSTMQVAEKEMVIYYGAMNLPHGGDKKDQKQVAQIATASWRRDGFVSLHNAGDDEGTVVTKAIVTQGSHLQVNAKLLVNGRIRVEILDEDGKPIPGYTSADAVPLTGDNYLTTARWKNNNALNHLHGRAIKLKFYIKGGDLYSYWFTN from the coding sequence ATGCGGAATTCTATACATAGCCTGCTTTCCTTTATTTGGTTGTTGTTTTTTCTAAAAGCGACTTCGCAGCCTGTATTTACCGAAGTGCAGCAAAGTGAAAACCTCTTGCGCAATGGCGATTTCATGGCCCGTGATCCGCTTCAACGTCCGCTTAACTGGTTAACAGGCGCAGGCTTGCAAACGGCCATATTGTCGTCGCAGCAACATCACGGAAAACAACCCGATGATCTTTCCCTGAAGTTGCAGGATAGTTCGCAAACCCTCGACCTCGTATTGCGAAGCGACAAGCATGTAGCCGCACCGAATGTGAATTACCGCGTTGAAGCCTGGGCAAAATATAGCAACGGGTCGCAACAAAGATTGCTGCTTGAATTTTGGGATCAGAACAACAAATGCATTGCGGTAAGCGAAGCAACAATCAACGCAGATACGTCTTGGCAACGCTATCACGTTGAAAAAAAAGCGCCGGATCAAACCACGCATGTGACCGTCTCGCTTACGTCTGCCAAAGAAGCAACAGGGCTGGTGTATTGGGACGATGTTTCCTTGTGCTACGACTTTGTGTACAGCAAACTATTGCCGCTAAACCGGCGCGAACTTTTTCTCGATGATTATCGCATTCAATCAATGAACGAAGTGCAGCGGCTTGTGCATCCAGCTCAAAAGTCAAAACCCCTGATTCGCCCGACAGAACCATGGGAAGGCAGCTCCGTTTATATCTACGGTACCGTGTTGAAAGACGAGCCGCAAGGAAGCGGATACCGCATGTGGTACACAGCCTATCTCGATGGACAATATTACCTGTGCTATGCGACAAGTGTTAATGGATTGGTTTGGAAAAAGCCGGCGCTGAACGTGTTCAACTTTCGCGGCAGTACCAGGAATAACATTTGCCAAACCGGCGGAGGAACCGTTGTTTATGATCCGGATGCAGCCGATAGCAACCGTCGTTATAAATTGATGTCAGTAAGTTACCAAGATAGTGGCAGAAAATTTGGATACGGCGTTTGGTTTTCTGCCGATGGTTTCCGGTGGAAAGAATACAAAGGCAATCCCGTTCTTCCGTATGCCGACGTGTCAAACGTATCTTACGACAGAGATCAAAAATTGTTCATTGCTACCACCAAACAACGCATGGTGGTAAGCAATACAAGCGTTACACCCAACAAAATGGACAGGGCGGCTTTCGTTTCCGTCAGCAAAGATTTTATTCACTGGACAGCGCCGGATGCAACGGGTTCATCCTGGTTGTTGGCGGTTGAAGGCGATATGATAGATGATTGGGCTGTAAGGGCCAAAGGCGGCATGGAAGGCCAGATTTACGGCATGACCGTTTATCCTTACGACAGCATTTACATTGGCATGCCTTGGACCTTTGACGTGATGAACTACAAGTCCGGAATCTTTGCAGGCTATGGCGATGGGCCCATACAACCGCAGCTTGCAACTTCCCGCGATCTTCAGCATTGGAGCCGTCTTGATCGCGACCCCGTTATCCCGTTAGGAAAAGCCGGCGCATGGGACGACGGTACCCTTTATACGTCCAGCACTATGCAAGTAGCCGAAAAAGAGATGGTGATTTATTACGGCGCTATGAACCTGCCGCACGGCGGCGATAAAAAGGACCAAAAGCAAGTGGCGCAGATTGCCACTGCAAGTTGGCGCCGCGACGGATTCGTATCGCTGCACAATGCCGGTGATGACGAAGGAACAGTGGTGACAAAGGCAATCGTAACCCAAGGTTCGCACTTGCAGGTAAACGCGAAGCTGCTTGTGAATGGAAGGATCCGAGTAGAGATTTTAGACGAAGACGGAAAGCCGATACCCGGTTATACTTCCGCAGATGCTGTTCCGCTAACAGGCGATAATTATTTAACGACGGCTCGATGGAAAAACAACAATGCTTTAAATCATTTGCATGGCCGGGCCATCAAACTAAAGTTTTACATCAAGGGAGGCGATTTGTATTCTTATTGGTTTACGAATTGA
- a CDS encoding MFS transporter: MITAAIPAKRISMKQAWLVVFLLAVVGCLNYLDRVMITTMRDSIRADMPMTDAQFGLLTSVFLWVYGLLSPLAGFLADKFNRSRVIIISLFVWSVVTWLTAHATTFNQLLATRALMGVSEACYIPAALALITDYHRGNTRSLATGIHMGGVMVGQSLGFLGGWIAENHHWSDAFNVFGLIGIAYAIVLLLFLRDASSGKNAAVEKESNQHIHFWDAMKQLFSRKSFLLLLLFWGLLGIIGWMTMGWLPTYYKEHFNLSQTVAGLYATGYLYPVAFVGALLGGYLSDRASKRGGEKARVLVPAIALAIAAPAVFIASSTDVVFVAIIGFLFYGLTRIFGDVNLMPILCQIADKRYRATGYGVLNLFASLVGGLGIYASGALRDAHINLSVLFKIAAVMLFIAVLLLLIIRKNLKEPVAVE, from the coding sequence ATGATAACAGCAGCCATCCCGGCAAAAAGGATTTCGATGAAACAAGCCTGGCTTGTGGTCTTCTTGCTGGCTGTGGTGGGATGCCTAAATTACCTCGACCGCGTGATGATCACCACGATGCGTGATTCGATCCGCGCCGATATGCCCATGACCGATGCGCAATTCGGCTTGCTTACTTCTGTTTTTTTATGGGTGTATGGGTTATTAAGCCCGTTGGCAGGTTTTCTTGCCGATAAGTTCAACCGCAGCCGTGTTATCATAATCAGTTTATTCGTGTGGTCGGTCGTAACCTGGTTAACGGCGCACGCAACTACGTTCAATCAACTGCTCGCTACCCGTGCACTAATGGGCGTTAGCGAAGCTTGTTACATTCCCGCTGCGCTGGCCTTAATAACGGATTATCACCGTGGCAATACACGTTCGCTGGCTACCGGCATTCACATGGGCGGCGTAATGGTGGGGCAAAGCCTTGGCTTCTTGGGTGGCTGGATTGCCGAGAATCATCACTGGAGCGATGCCTTCAACGTCTTTGGTTTGATTGGGATTGCTTATGCCATTGTGCTGCTCCTTTTTTTGCGTGATGCTTCTTCCGGCAAAAATGCTGCAGTAGAAAAAGAATCAAATCAGCACATTCATTTTTGGGATGCGATGAAACAGCTATTTAGTCGCAAGTCTTTTTTGTTGCTCTTGTTGTTTTGGGGCTTGTTGGGCATCATCGGCTGGATGACGATGGGATGGTTGCCCACGTATTACAAAGAGCATTTCAATCTTTCTCAAACGGTAGCGGGTTTGTATGCAACGGGTTATCTCTACCCCGTGGCTTTTGTTGGTGCATTGTTGGGTGGTTATCTGTCCGATCGTGCCAGTAAACGGGGTGGCGAAAAAGCAAGAGTGCTCGTTCCGGCTATCGCACTGGCCATTGCCGCACCGGCTGTTTTTATTGCCAGCAGTACCGACGTTGTATTTGTTGCCATCATAGGTTTTTTATTTTATGGGCTTACCCGCATCTTCGGCGACGTAAACCTGATGCCCATTCTTTGCCAGATTGCCGACAAACGTTACCGTGCCACCGGTTATGGTGTATTGAACTTATTCGCCAGCCTTGTGGGTGGTCTTGGCATTTACGCCAGCGGCGCACTGCGTGATGCACACATCAACCTCAGTGTGTTGTTCAAAATTGCAGCGGTCATGTTGTTTATCGCTGTCTTATTGCTGCTCATCATTCGTAAAAACCTAAAAGAACCAGTGGCTGTTGAATAA
- a CDS encoding 2-dehydro-3-deoxygalactonokinase, with translation MKPDKKIFLSCDWGSSRFRLRLVDALEEKVLGEIESGEGIVATFTAWKKTGKAEPHRFAFYCSVIQKHIGLLEQKMGTKTTTPIIVSGMASSTLGMKELPYKATPFLITGDDLLIDETKPDDNFHFPLYQVSGIKTADDVMRGEETQILGCGLQGDEAKQIIILPGTHSKHAVVCGEKVVSFATFMTGELFRLLAQHSMLAQSVAAGTWDDIRHQKTFAKGVTDSASMNLLQSSFRVRINDLFHRLSKEENYFYLSGLVIGTELQSLDRSLSHLLVADKSLSLLYTKALQVMKFLNWKHIDANDCLLKGHLKIYRRIVDGGAKD, from the coding sequence ATGAAGCCTGATAAAAAAATATTCTTAAGCTGCGATTGGGGAAGCAGCCGGTTTCGATTGCGGCTGGTGGATGCACTTGAAGAAAAAGTTTTGGGGGAAATTGAGTCCGGCGAAGGCATTGTCGCAACTTTCACCGCATGGAAAAAAACAGGGAAAGCAGAACCCCATCGCTTCGCCTTTTATTGTTCCGTTATTCAAAAACATATCGGCTTGCTGGAACAGAAGATGGGAACAAAGACCACAACGCCGATTATCGTGTCGGGCATGGCCTCCTCCACCCTGGGCATGAAAGAATTGCCGTACAAAGCCACGCCTTTTCTTATCACTGGCGACGATTTGCTAATTGATGAAACAAAGCCAGACGACAATTTTCATTTCCCCTTATATCAGGTGTCGGGTATAAAAACGGCTGACGACGTGATGCGTGGCGAGGAAACGCAAATTCTCGGTTGTGGATTGCAAGGAGATGAAGCAAAGCAAATCATCATCCTACCGGGAACGCATTCAAAACATGCGGTTGTTTGCGGTGAGAAGGTTGTATCGTTCGCCACCTTTATGACGGGTGAGTTGTTTCGCTTGCTGGCGCAACATTCAATGCTTGCACAAAGCGTTGCGGCCGGGACCTGGGACGATATCCGTCATCAAAAAACGTTTGCTAAAGGCGTTACCGACAGCGCTTCTATGAATCTTCTGCAAAGCAGTTTCCGTGTGCGGATAAACGATTTGTTTCATCGGTTAAGCAAAGAGGAGAATTATTTTTATCTATCGGGACTGGTAATTGGAACCGAGTTGCAAAGTCTTGACCGGAGCCTTAGCCATCTTCTCGTTGCCGACAAAAGCCTGTCACTTCTTTATACAAAAGCCTTGCAGGTGATGAAATTCCTGAACTGGAAACACATTGATGCGAATGACTGCTTGTTGAAAGGACATTTGAAAATTTACAGGCGAATCGTTGATGGCGGCGCGAAGGACTGA
- a CDS encoding HpcH/HpaI aldolase family protein — MNMRPSRVLKKLRAGETVSCIKINFANAQVSEIASLAGFDCVWLDQEHSAQDWSVINSQVWSAKAWDTDTLVRIPRGSYSDLVKPLEMDATGIMVPHVMSAQDAKNIVRMTRFHPLGLRAIDGGNADGAYTNIDFNDYLEQANRERFVILQIEDPEPLKELEAIADVEGYDMLFFGPGDFSQGIGAPGQWNHPDLIAARKRVAEVANKYGKFAATTGGIDKLNEFVDMGYQFVSVGADVVGLSNYFKGLVNQFTNTAAEKTKAASIYK, encoded by the coding sequence ATGAACATGCGACCGAGCCGCGTACTGAAAAAATTGAGAGCAGGCGAAACCGTTAGCTGTATTAAAATAAATTTTGCCAATGCGCAAGTCTCCGAAATAGCATCGCTGGCTGGATTTGATTGCGTGTGGCTTGACCAGGAACATTCGGCGCAGGATTGGTCGGTAATTAACAGCCAGGTGTGGTCGGCAAAGGCCTGGGACACGGACACCTTGGTGCGCATACCACGAGGCAGTTACAGCGATTTGGTAAAGCCGCTGGAGATGGATGCTACGGGCATTATGGTGCCGCATGTGATGAGTGCGCAGGACGCCAAAAACATCGTGCGAATGACCCGCTTTCATCCCTTGGGATTGCGTGCCATTGACGGTGGTAATGCAGACGGTGCTTATACCAACATTGACTTCAACGATTACCTGGAGCAAGCCAACCGTGAACGCTTTGTCATTCTTCAAATAGAAGATCCCGAACCGCTGAAAGAGTTAGAAGCAATTGCAGACGTAGAAGGATACGATATGTTGTTTTTCGGTCCGGGAGATTTTAGCCAGGGCATTGGTGCGCCGGGACAGTGGAATCATCCGGACTTGATCGCTGCAAGAAAAAGAGTAGCCGAAGTGGCAAACAAGTACGGCAAGTTTGCAGCTACCACCGGCGGCATCGATAAGCTGAATGAATTTGTTGACATGGGCTACCAGTTTGTCAGCGTTGGTGCCGATGTGGTAGGCTTGTCTAATTACTTCAAAGGACTGGTGAACCAGTTTACAAACACGGCTGCAGAAAAGACCAAGGCAGCAAGTATCTATAAATAA
- a CDS encoding bifunctional 4-hydroxy-2-oxoglutarate aldolase/2-dehydro-3-deoxy-phosphogluconate aldolase, whose translation MTTASSQILTNKIVAILRGLPADTVMPVVEALIKGGIKAVEITLNTPGAFDMIKEITAVFGNKLLTGAGTVMDVEQAAKAIDAGAGFIISPSLDLSTIAYTKAQNCVSIPGAFTATEIVTAYKAGADIVKVFPASHPQYIKDLQGPLSHIPMMPTGGVSLENIAAFQKAGAVAFGIGSALVPSSLTKDTLNEKALVEKAKAFVRAVQPSSK comes from the coding sequence ATGACGACAGCGTCTTCTCAAATTCTGACAAATAAGATTGTGGCAATTCTCCGGGGATTGCCTGCTGACACCGTGATGCCGGTTGTGGAAGCCCTGATAAAAGGCGGCATAAAAGCGGTTGAAATCACCCTCAACACACCCGGGGCGTTTGACATGATAAAAGAAATAACCGCTGTCTTTGGCAATAAGCTGCTTACCGGCGCAGGAACGGTGATGGATGTTGAGCAGGCAGCGAAAGCAATAGACGCCGGTGCCGGTTTTATTATTTCGCCTTCCCTTGACCTCAGTACCATCGCGTATACAAAGGCGCAAAATTGCGTAAGCATTCCGGGAGCTTTTACCGCCACGGAAATTGTTACGGCTTACAAGGCCGGTGCTGATATTGTAAAAGTTTTTCCGGCTTCGCATCCTCAATACATTAAAGATTTGCAAGGGCCGCTTTCGCACATTCCAATGATGCCAACGGGCGGCGTGTCGCTCGAAAACATCGCCGCTTTTCAAAAAGCAGGCGCCGTTGCTTTTGGCATTGGCAGTGCACTTGTGCCCTCCTCGTTAACAAAAGACACGCTGAACGAAAAAGCCTTGGTTGAAAAAGCAAAGGCCTTTGTTCGAGCCGTTCAACCTTCTTCTAAATAG
- the dgoD gene encoding galactonate dehydratase has protein sequence MKIKTYQLYPVPPRWLFLKIETNEGIAGWGEPVIEGKAATVKTAVDEMMEYLIGKDPLNIEDHWNVLYRAGFYRGGAILMSALAGIDQALWDIKGKFLNAPVHQLLGGKARQNMRVYSWIGGDRPADVATAAKAMQEQGFTAVKMNATEEMQYVDSHAKIDAALARVAAIREAVGDALDIGIDFHGRVHKPMAKTLAKELEAFHPMFIEEPVLPENNEALKEIRQHTTIPIATGERMFSRWDFKPLLLDGCVDIIQPDLSHAGGITECKKIISMAEAFDVAAAPHCPLGPIALAACLQVDATCHNAFIQEQSLKIHYNQGSDLLDYLVHPEVFHYSDGYVNIPNGPGLGIDINEEQVKKMAAIGHNWKNPVWRHKDGSVAEW, from the coding sequence ATGAAAATAAAAACCTACCAACTCTATCCCGTGCCACCGCGCTGGTTGTTTTTAAAAATAGAAACGAACGAAGGCATTGCCGGATGGGGCGAACCCGTGATAGAAGGCAAAGCAGCGACGGTGAAAACAGCCGTGGATGAAATGATGGAATACCTTATTGGCAAAGACCCGCTCAACATCGAGGATCATTGGAATGTTCTTTACCGGGCAGGCTTTTACAGAGGCGGCGCTATCCTTATGAGCGCCCTGGCCGGCATAGACCAGGCTTTGTGGGACATTAAAGGAAAATTTTTGAACGCTCCGGTTCATCAATTGCTTGGCGGCAAAGCCCGTCAAAACATGCGTGTTTATTCCTGGATTGGAGGCGACCGTCCGGCGGACGTAGCCACTGCGGCAAAAGCAATGCAAGAACAAGGATTCACGGCGGTAAAAATGAATGCCACAGAAGAAATGCAGTACGTTGACTCGCACGCAAAGATTGATGCGGCCCTGGCCCGCGTGGCCGCCATCAGGGAAGCGGTGGGCGATGCGCTTGATATTGGCATTGACTTTCACGGCCGGGTGCACAAGCCCATGGCAAAAACATTGGCCAAGGAATTAGAAGCCTTTCACCCCATGTTTATTGAAGAACCGGTGCTGCCGGAAAATAACGAAGCGCTTAAAGAGATACGCCAACACACAACCATTCCGATTGCTACCGGTGAGCGCATGTTTTCGCGTTGGGATTTCAAGCCGTTGTTGCTGGATGGATGCGTTGACATTATTCAGCCCGATCTTTCTCACGCCGGCGGCATTACCGAATGCAAAAAAATTATTTCCATGGCCGAAGCCTTTGACGTAGCCGCCGCGCCGCATTGTCCGCTTGGCCCGATTGCTCTTGCGGCCTGTCTTCAGGTTGATGCCACTTGCCACAACGCCTTTATTCAAGAGCAAAGCCTTAAGATTCATTACAACCAGGGCAGCGACCTGCTCGATTATCTGGTGCATCCCGAAGTTTTTCATTACAGCGATGGTTATGTGAACATACCCAATGGCCCGGGCTTGGGTATAGATATCAACGAAGAGCAAGTGAAAAAGATGGCAGCCATCGGGCACAATTGGAAAAATCCGGTATGGCGTCACAAAGATGGCAGCGTGGCCGAATGGTGA
- a CDS encoding aldo/keto reductase gives MRQRKLGKTGLSVSEIAFGGVEIGLPYGIGVNDQSDMLSHSEAVSLLHAALEGGINFFDTARLYGESETIMGKAFFNRRKDVVIATKCKHFRDADGTIPAYSSLKKIIEGSLTESLAALQTDYVDVFMLHQADIQILENEDVRRVFLDLKESGRIRATGASTYAAEEAMLAIDSKAWDVIQLPFNLMDQRQQTVFSAAASQGVGLVIRSVLLKGLLSSKGRDLHPALHEVEAHIKKYRSLLDESTIDLPSLATKFALSFGEVSSVLVGIDRLNYLQESLRTADGVYFDEQKLAKAKALQYPDPSFLDLPKWDRLGWLK, from the coding sequence ATGCGGCAACGAAAGTTGGGCAAGACAGGATTATCGGTTTCGGAGATTGCCTTTGGTGGCGTGGAGATCGGGCTTCCGTACGGCATCGGCGTAAACGATCAATCGGACATGTTATCGCATTCCGAAGCGGTTTCTCTTTTGCATGCAGCTTTGGAAGGAGGCATTAATTTTTTCGACACGGCAAGACTTTACGGCGAAAGCGAAACCATCATGGGCAAAGCTTTTTTTAATCGCCGCAAAGACGTTGTCATTGCCACGAAGTGCAAACATTTTCGCGACGCTGATGGAACTATCCCCGCTTATTCATCTTTAAAAAAAATCATTGAAGGCTCGTTGACTGAAAGCCTTGCCGCTTTGCAAACAGATTACGTGGACGTGTTCATGCTGCACCAGGCCGATATTCAAATTTTGGAAAACGAAGACGTGCGGCGCGTGTTTCTCGACTTGAAAGAGTCAGGCCGTATTCGTGCCACCGGCGCTTCCACCTACGCGGCCGAAGAAGCGATGTTGGCCATTGACAGCAAAGCCTGGGACGTTATACAACTTCCTTTCAACTTGATGGACCAGCGACAGCAAACCGTTTTTTCTGCGGCTGCATCGCAGGGTGTCGGACTTGTCATTCGCTCCGTACTGTTAAAGGGCTTGTTGAGCAGCAAAGGCAGAGACCTTCATCCGGCTTTGCACGAAGTGGAAGCGCACATAAAAAAATACCGTTCGCTTCTCGATGAATCAACTATTGACCTGCCTTCACTCGCTACAAAATTTGCTTTGTCGTTTGGCGAAGTGAGTTCGGTTTTGGTAGGAATAGACCGTCTGAATTATTTACAGGAATCTCTTCGCACAGCCGATGGAGTTTACTTTGATGAACAGAAATTAGCGAAGGCAAAAGCCTTGCAATATCCCGATCCTTCGTTTCTTGATCTCCCGAAATGGGATCGCTTGGGTTGGCTGAAGTAA